In Streptomyces sp. NBC_00448, the following are encoded in one genomic region:
- a CDS encoding ATP-binding protein, whose product MTDGRLYGRVRVVEFTGDALRRSGVPARPLPIVLLVGPRGSGGSVLLDRLWTDFSGRCLSVRLDLGRAEAVEDIVLAAIQGWGRRVPGIRPIRFCRTRMLFKALSFVDAGGGRAAFEAYLRAGPQDAAAHAALDGLAARAAPLLPADQQVLLSATARALGLLLSAVGRRRRGDAEARSWLKDHAPGVGSAEDRLWEIHRRHHGRSDAPDAARTALKTVCAALLADLRTDFNRRSLRGQRPANCLLILDNAGSRAGELFLELLAECRRESHRARERPDPALVVAARRGRAHTAMAPLASTDDRLSFAVRHPAAPAGADHPVWWYPIRLTGLGREDVVVMCGSGVLGSQKRDASHLSDLTDGHPEAVDRLAHLLARPEAAGDDPRRLLDRPLPAAEYLPDHWTAPARPTPPGSAEGTEDGATGAPTVAAYLLRRILADDHVDGPDGGIGPDGGSLLDTMAVLALTPGLRLGAGTAALHFLGWTRFDAATARRRLGAALWLAEVPDPLDGAAEPDPDGAPDAPVGPAARLHPLAALLLHRRLAALPEVWDGAHQGYAAHYSGAHDAPLRHHHLLAQATPSRREPLTAVAGYLEREYDRCASPESWQVILRQVAAAPNRLRTEGDPRTFVTALAGRPDPRDRNRTISRLVTARWLYGDRSFDPRHHLAGLISAEYGNLAAICGGNEALFQESGKYHLIEEEWDR is encoded by the coding sequence ATGACGGACGGCAGGCTGTACGGCCGCGTGCGGGTGGTGGAGTTCACCGGGGACGCGCTGAGACGCTCGGGCGTCCCCGCCCGGCCGCTGCCGATCGTGCTGCTGGTCGGCCCGCGCGGCAGCGGCGGCTCGGTGCTGCTGGACCGGCTGTGGACGGACTTCAGCGGGCGCTGCCTGAGCGTCCGGCTCGACCTGGGCCGGGCCGAGGCGGTCGAGGACATCGTGCTGGCCGCGATCCAGGGCTGGGGCCGCCGGGTCCCGGGCATCCGCCCGATCCGCTTCTGCCGCACCCGGATGCTCTTCAAGGCACTGAGTTTCGTGGACGCCGGCGGCGGCCGGGCCGCGTTCGAGGCGTATCTGCGGGCCGGCCCGCAGGACGCCGCCGCGCACGCCGCGCTCGACGGCCTCGCGGCCCGGGCCGCGCCGCTGCTCCCCGCCGACCAGCAGGTGCTGCTGTCGGCCACGGCCAGGGCGCTGGGCCTGCTGCTGTCCGCGGTCGGCCGGCGCCGGCGCGGCGACGCCGAGGCCAGGAGCTGGCTGAAGGACCACGCCCCCGGCGTCGGCAGCGCGGAGGACCGGCTGTGGGAGATCCACCGCCGCCACCACGGGCGCAGCGACGCGCCGGACGCGGCCCGCACCGCGCTGAAGACGGTGTGCGCCGCCCTGCTGGCCGACCTGCGCACGGACTTCAACCGGCGCTCGCTGCGCGGCCAGCGGCCCGCCAACTGCCTGCTGATACTGGACAACGCCGGCAGCCGGGCCGGCGAGCTGTTCCTGGAACTGCTCGCCGAGTGCCGCCGCGAGAGCCACCGGGCCCGCGAGCGGCCCGACCCCGCGCTGGTGGTGGCCGCCCGACGGGGCCGCGCGCACACCGCGATGGCGCCGCTCGCCTCGACCGACGACCGGCTGAGCTTCGCCGTCCGGCACCCCGCCGCGCCCGCGGGCGCGGACCACCCGGTGTGGTGGTACCCGATCCGGCTCACCGGCCTCGGCCGCGAGGACGTGGTGGTGATGTGCGGCAGCGGCGTGCTGGGCAGCCAGAAGCGCGACGCGAGCCACCTGAGCGACCTGACCGACGGCCACCCCGAGGCGGTCGATCGGCTCGCCCACCTGCTGGCCCGGCCCGAGGCGGCCGGGGACGACCCGCGCCGGCTGCTGGACCGGCCGCTGCCCGCCGCCGAGTACCTGCCCGACCACTGGACCGCGCCGGCCCGCCCCACCCCGCCCGGGTCGGCGGAGGGGACGGAGGACGGGGCCACCGGAGCTCCGACCGTGGCCGCCTACCTGCTGCGCCGCATCCTCGCCGACGACCACGTCGACGGGCCGGACGGCGGCATCGGCCCCGACGGCGGCTCGCTGCTGGACACCATGGCGGTGCTCGCGCTCACCCCCGGTCTGCGGCTGGGCGCCGGCACCGCGGCGCTGCACTTCCTGGGCTGGACCCGGTTCGACGCCGCCACCGCCCGCCGCCGGCTCGGCGCGGCGCTGTGGCTGGCGGAGGTGCCCGACCCGCTCGACGGCGCGGCCGAACCGGACCCGGACGGCGCGCCGGACGCGCCCGTCGGACCCGCCGCCCGGCTGCACCCGCTGGCCGCCCTGCTGCTGCACCGCCGGCTCGCCGCGCTCCCCGAGGTGTGGGACGGCGCCCACCAGGGCTACGCCGCCCACTACTCCGGCGCCCACGACGCGCCGCTGCGCCACCACCACCTGCTCGCGCAGGCCACCCCGTCCCGCCGGGAGCCGCTGACCGCGGTCGCCGGGTACCTGGAGCGGGAGTACGACCGCTGCGCGTCGCCCGAGAGCTGGCAGGTGATCCTGCGCCAGGTGGCCGCGGCCCCCAACCGGCTGCGTACGGAGGGCGATCCGCGCACCTTCGTCACCGCGCTCGCCGGGCGGCCCGACCCGCGCGACCGCAACCGGACCATCAGCCGCCTGGTGACCGCGCGATGGCTCTACGGCGACCGGTCGTTCGACCCGCGCCACCACCTGGCCGGGCTGATCTCCGCCGAGTACGGAAACCTCGCCGCGATCTGCGGCGGCAACGAGGCGCTGTTCCAGGAATCCGGAAAATACCACCTCATCGAGGAGGAGTGGGATCGATGA
- a CDS encoding ABC transporter substrate-binding protein, with protein MRVPRMLRVPEQWYGNLPRPMRIGVVAAVVTGLVAGMFGVFALVDRIRNQPCMRGGATAVTEHGANGECVGITDGSYPFDPRLKGVEQAIRKENRDVTREHPKDYVSVVVLLPISAHSGSIMAMSAVVEQVRGAYTAQYYANRQNVEGVAPYIQLLIGSDGYQANQWKAATSAIEHATAQHVAAVTGLGLSLDGTRSAVRELTARNIPVVGSSITADSFSDIKNFVRVAPSNQDNMAAALSYVQADYTRAVLVEDGNAGDSYDATLVSGFRKFAAIPHHRIVDVEPFDTTKRDRATSESEQAEAEQEVSTRISQMALDICAQQPAVVLFAGRGQDVGVLVHAFASTCLDKSIEIVSGDDMSNLAVTPQFRRDLNGHVTVEYAGVAHPDEWTSAHDPAAARDEQDGARGFRAFDQTFQRLFPGGTLTDGNTMTAYDATLTGVSAVRLTEQRQPRADAVAGELGALQGAHQVLGASGPIRFTANYQTSRTGSNPVGKASPILRLGRDGNPRVLEVAWPAAAPPVG; from the coding sequence ATGAGAGTGCCGCGCATGCTCCGAGTCCCCGAACAGTGGTACGGAAACCTGCCCCGCCCGATGCGGATCGGCGTGGTGGCGGCGGTCGTCACGGGTCTCGTCGCGGGAATGTTCGGCGTGTTCGCGCTGGTCGACCGGATCAGGAACCAGCCGTGTATGCGCGGCGGCGCGACCGCCGTCACCGAGCACGGCGCGAACGGCGAGTGCGTCGGCATCACCGACGGCTCGTACCCGTTCGACCCGCGGTTGAAAGGCGTCGAGCAGGCGATCCGGAAGGAGAACCGGGACGTCACCCGCGAACACCCGAAGGACTACGTCAGCGTGGTGGTGCTGCTGCCGATCTCCGCGCACAGCGGCAGCATCATGGCGATGTCCGCCGTCGTCGAGCAGGTGCGCGGCGCCTACACCGCGCAGTACTACGCCAACCGGCAGAACGTCGAGGGCGTCGCGCCGTACATCCAGCTACTGATCGGCAGCGACGGCTACCAGGCCAACCAGTGGAAGGCGGCCACCTCCGCGATCGAGCACGCCACCGCCCAGCACGTGGCGGCCGTGACCGGGCTCGGCCTGAGCCTGGACGGCACCCGCAGCGCGGTGCGCGAACTGACCGCCCGGAACATCCCGGTGGTCGGCTCCAGCATCACCGCCGACAGCTTCAGCGACATCAAGAACTTCGTCCGGGTCGCCCCGAGCAACCAGGACAACATGGCCGCCGCGCTGTCCTACGTGCAGGCGGACTACACCCGCGCGGTGCTGGTCGAGGACGGCAACGCGGGCGACAGCTACGACGCCACGCTGGTCAGCGGCTTCCGGAAGTTCGCCGCGATACCGCACCACCGGATCGTGGACGTGGAGCCGTTCGACACGACCAAGCGCGACCGGGCCACGTCGGAGTCCGAACAGGCCGAGGCCGAGCAGGAGGTCTCCACCCGGATCAGCCAGATGGCGCTGGACATCTGCGCCCAGCAGCCCGCGGTGGTGCTCTTCGCCGGGCGCGGCCAGGACGTCGGGGTGCTGGTGCACGCCTTCGCCAGCACCTGCCTGGACAAGTCGATCGAGATCGTCAGCGGCGACGACATGTCGAACCTGGCGGTCACCCCGCAGTTCCGGCGCGACCTGAACGGCCATGTCACGGTGGAATACGCGGGCGTCGCGCACCCCGACGAGTGGACGTCGGCCCACGACCCCGCGGCGGCGCGGGACGAGCAGGACGGCGCCCGTGGCTTCCGCGCCTTCGACCAGACCTTCCAACGGCTCTTCCCCGGCGGCACGTTGACCGACGGCAACACCATGACGGCGTACGACGCGACGCTGACCGGGGTGTCCGCGGTGCGGCTGACCGAGCAGCGGCAGCCGCGCGCCGACGCGGTGGCGGGCGAACTCGGCGCGCTCCAGGGCGCGCACCAGGTGCTCGGCGCGAGCGGCCCGATCCGGTTCACCGCGAACTACCAGACCAGCCGGACCGGCAGCAATCCGGTCGGCAAGGCCAGCCCGATCCTGCGGCTGGGCCGGGACGGCAACCCGCGGGTGCTGGAGGTGGCGTGGCCGGCGGCCGCGCCACCCGTCGGATGA
- a CDS encoding succinate dehydrogenase/fumarate reductase iron-sulfur subunit produces MSAYTARFRVWRGDAEGGGLRDYDVEVNDGEVVLDIIHRLQATQATDLAVRWNCKAGKCGSCSAEVNGRPRLMCMTRMSVFARDETVTVTPLRAFPVVRDLVTDVSFNYAKAREIPAFVPPKGVAAGEYRMAQVDVERSQEFRKCIECFLCQDTCHVVRDHEENKSAFAGPRFLMRVAELDMHPLDAAAADGGPTRAESAQDDHGLGYCNITKCCTEVCPEHIHITDNALIPLKERAVDRKYDPLVWLGAKIRRRGQ; encoded by the coding sequence GTGAGCGCTTACACGGCCCGGTTCCGGGTGTGGCGGGGCGACGCCGAGGGCGGCGGGCTGCGGGACTACGACGTCGAGGTGAACGACGGCGAGGTGGTGCTCGACATCATCCACCGGCTCCAGGCCACCCAGGCGACCGACCTCGCGGTGCGCTGGAACTGCAAGGCGGGCAAGTGCGGTTCGTGCAGCGCGGAGGTCAACGGGCGGCCCCGGCTGATGTGCATGACCCGGATGTCGGTCTTCGCGCGGGACGAGACGGTGACGGTCACCCCGCTGCGGGCCTTCCCGGTCGTCCGCGACCTGGTCACCGACGTGTCCTTCAACTACGCCAAGGCCCGCGAGATACCCGCGTTCGTGCCGCCGAAGGGCGTGGCGGCCGGCGAGTACCGGATGGCGCAGGTCGACGTGGAGCGCTCGCAGGAATTCCGCAAGTGCATCGAGTGCTTCCTGTGCCAGGACACCTGCCATGTGGTGCGCGACCACGAGGAGAACAAGAGCGCGTTCGCCGGGCCGCGGTTCCTGATGCGGGTCGCCGAGCTGGACATGCACCCGCTGGACGCCGCCGCCGCGGACGGCGGCCCGACCCGGGCGGAGTCCGCGCAGGACGACCACGGCCTGGGCTACTGCAACATCACCAAGTGCTGCACGGAGGTCTGCCCCGAGCACATCCACATCACCGACAACGCGCTGATCCCTTTGAAGGAACGTGCCGTCGACCGCAAGTACGACCCACTGGTGTGGCTCGGCGCGAAGATCCGCCGGCGCGGCCAGTAG
- a CDS encoding fumarate reductase/succinate dehydrogenase flavoprotein subunit gives MTNVERHAYDVVVVGAGGAGLRAAIEAREQGLRTAVICKSLFGKAHTVMAEGGIAASMGNVNSGDNWQVHFRDTMRGGKFLNHWRMAELHAKEAPDRVWELETWGALFDRTADGKISQRNFGGHEYPRLAHVGDRTGLELIRTLQQKIVSLQQEDHAESGDYESRLKVFQECTVTRVLKGPGGEVAGVFGYVRESGRLFVIDAPAVVLATGGIGKSFKVTSNSWEYTGDGHALALLAGAPLINMEFIQFHPTGMVWPPSVKGILVTESVRGDGGVLRNSEGKRFMFGYVPDVFKEKYAQSEEEADGWYTDPDHHRRPPELLPRDEVARAINSEVKAGRGSPHGGVFLDVSTRLTPEEITRRLPSMHHQFKELADVDITAEAMEVGPTCHYMMGGVDVDPDTAAAAGVPGLFAAGEVAGGMHGSNRLGGNSLSDLLVFGRRAGLHAARYAAGLGDGRPVADGAQIDEAAAEALRPFEAAGAAGSGAEAGPVENPYTLHQELQQVMNDLVGIIRRAPEMEQALSRLAVLRERAARAGVEGHRQFNPGWHLAIDLRNMLLVSECVARAALERTESRGGHTRDDHPEMDRTWRKVNLVCELSDAAGGAVDLRRRPTSPIRPDLLDLFERDELLKYLTDEELDA, from the coding sequence ATGACGAATGTGGAACGGCACGCGTACGACGTGGTCGTGGTCGGCGCGGGCGGCGCGGGGCTGCGCGCCGCGATCGAGGCACGGGAGCAGGGACTGCGGACCGCGGTGATCTGCAAGTCCCTGTTCGGCAAGGCGCACACGGTGATGGCCGAGGGCGGCATCGCGGCGAGCATGGGCAACGTCAACTCCGGCGACAACTGGCAGGTGCACTTCCGCGACACCATGCGCGGCGGGAAGTTCCTCAACCACTGGCGGATGGCCGAGCTGCACGCCAAGGAGGCCCCGGACCGGGTATGGGAACTGGAGACCTGGGGCGCGCTGTTCGACCGCACCGCGGACGGGAAGATCTCGCAGCGCAACTTCGGCGGCCACGAGTACCCGCGGCTGGCGCACGTCGGCGACCGTACCGGCCTGGAACTGATCCGCACCCTCCAGCAGAAGATCGTCTCGCTCCAGCAGGAGGACCACGCCGAGAGCGGCGACTACGAGTCCCGGCTGAAGGTCTTCCAGGAGTGCACGGTCACCCGCGTGCTGAAGGGCCCCGGCGGCGAGGTCGCCGGGGTCTTCGGGTACGTCCGCGAGTCGGGCCGGCTGTTCGTGATCGACGCGCCCGCGGTGGTGCTGGCCACCGGCGGCATCGGCAAGTCGTTCAAGGTCACCTCCAACTCCTGGGAGTACACCGGCGACGGGCACGCGCTGGCGCTGCTGGCCGGGGCGCCGCTGATCAACATGGAGTTCATCCAGTTCCACCCGACCGGGATGGTCTGGCCGCCGTCGGTGAAGGGCATCCTCGTCACCGAGTCGGTGCGCGGCGACGGCGGGGTGCTGCGCAACAGCGAGGGCAAGCGGTTCATGTTCGGCTACGTACCGGACGTGTTCAAGGAGAAGTACGCGCAGAGCGAGGAGGAGGCCGACGGCTGGTACACCGACCCGGACCACCACCGCAGACCGCCGGAGCTGCTGCCGCGCGACGAGGTGGCCCGGGCGATCAACTCCGAGGTGAAGGCCGGCCGCGGCTCCCCGCACGGCGGGGTGTTCCTGGACGTGTCCACCCGGCTCACCCCCGAGGAGATCACCCGCCGGCTGCCGTCGATGCACCACCAGTTCAAGGAGCTGGCCGACGTCGACATCACCGCGGAGGCGATGGAGGTCGGGCCGACCTGCCACTACATGATGGGCGGGGTCGACGTGGACCCGGACACCGCGGCCGCGGCCGGGGTGCCGGGGCTGTTCGCGGCCGGCGAGGTGGCCGGCGGGATGCACGGCTCCAACCGGCTGGGCGGCAACTCCCTGTCCGACCTGCTGGTCTTCGGCCGCCGCGCCGGGCTGCACGCGGCGCGGTACGCGGCCGGCCTCGGCGACGGCCGCCCGGTCGCGGACGGCGCACAGATCGACGAGGCCGCGGCGGAGGCGCTGCGGCCGTTCGAGGCCGCGGGCGCGGCGGGGAGCGGGGCCGAAGCCGGCCCCGTGGAGAACCCGTACACCCTGCACCAGGAGTTGCAGCAGGTGATGAACGACCTGGTCGGAATCATCCGGCGGGCCCCGGAGATGGAGCAGGCACTCTCCCGGCTGGCGGTGCTGCGCGAACGGGCGGCGCGGGCCGGGGTGGAGGGGCACCGGCAGTTCAACCCGGGCTGGCACCTGGCGATCGACCTGCGCAACATGCTGCTGGTCAGCGAGTGCGTGGCGCGGGCGGCGCTGGAGCGTACCGAGAGCCGCGGCGGCCACACCCGCGACGACCATCCGGAGATGGACCGCACCTGGCGCAAGGTCAACCTGGTGTGCGAGCTGTCGGACGCGGCCGGCGGCGCGGTGGACCTGCGCCGCCGCCCGACCAGCCCGATCCGGCCCGACCTGCTCGACCTGTTCGAACGGGACGAGCTGCTGAAGTACCTGACGGACGAGGAGTTGGACGCGTGA
- a CDS encoding ABC transporter family substrate-binding protein → MNRSAKPTAVPPAAPERRRRAVSTTACVALALTVGATALTACSSSGTKAAGTAGTDVAAVSRAGVRDGGSLTWAVDEMPKTLNAFQADADAGTATVTGATLPAMFRLDAHGAPRLDRDYVTAAKVTAQDPRQVVTYDLNPKAKWSDGRAIGAADFTSQWKALGGKNTSFWTARNAGYDRISAIAPGAGAHQVTVTFATPYADWRSLFAPLYPKTVTGSADAFNDGVRTALAVSAGPFTVKAEDAEAGTVTLARNTHWWGGRAKLDQIVLTATPRDKRPAELAAGKLDVAEIDPGELKAAKGTKGVGVRTAPDDAYAQLALNGSSGPLADERIRHAVARAIDRKKIAATVLKPLGLPAEPLGNHLVLPSQAGYSDHSSALGTADAQQAAALLADAGWQRPAAGKTGDKAAGPAAGSGRTSASGALTVVEPARAVTKDGKGLTMRFVLPADSPTLDDVGGQIARMLSQIGIRTEISKVDDDSFFQDHIASGDFDLALYSWPGTAFPATDDTPIFAKPVPAPDGSLAVAENYTRVGTDQIDQLMARAGSELDSGQARSLTNQADERIWAAAASIPLYQRPEVVALRTNVANAGAFGFQTPSYQNIGFRK, encoded by the coding sequence ATGAACCGCAGCGCGAAACCGACCGCCGTACCGCCGGCCGCCCCGGAACGGCGCCGTCGTGCCGTGTCGACCACGGCATGTGTCGCCCTGGCGCTGACGGTCGGCGCCACCGCGCTGACCGCCTGCTCCTCGTCCGGGACCAAGGCGGCCGGCACCGCCGGCACCGATGTGGCCGCGGTCTCCCGCGCCGGGGTGCGCGACGGCGGCTCCCTCACCTGGGCCGTCGACGAGATGCCGAAGACCCTCAACGCCTTCCAGGCCGACGCGGACGCCGGCACCGCCACCGTCACCGGCGCGACGCTGCCGGCGATGTTCCGGCTGGACGCCCACGGCGCCCCCCGGCTCGACCGGGACTACGTGACCGCGGCGAAGGTCACCGCCCAGGACCCGCGCCAGGTCGTCACCTACGACCTCAACCCGAAGGCGAAGTGGAGCGACGGCCGGGCGATCGGCGCGGCCGACTTCACCTCGCAGTGGAAGGCGCTCGGCGGCAAGAACACCTCGTTCTGGACCGCCCGCAACGCCGGCTACGACCGGATCTCGGCGATCGCCCCCGGCGCCGGCGCCCACCAGGTCACGGTCACCTTCGCCACTCCCTACGCGGACTGGCGCTCGCTCTTCGCGCCGCTGTACCCGAAGACGGTGACCGGCAGCGCGGACGCCTTCAACGACGGGGTGCGCACCGCGCTGGCGGTGTCCGCCGGCCCGTTCACGGTCAAAGCGGAGGACGCCGAGGCCGGCACCGTCACCCTCGCCCGCAACACCCACTGGTGGGGCGGCCGGGCCAAGCTCGACCAGATCGTGCTGACCGCGACGCCGCGCGACAAGCGCCCGGCGGAGCTGGCCGCGGGCAAGCTGGACGTGGCCGAGATCGACCCGGGCGAGCTGAAGGCGGCCAAGGGCACCAAGGGTGTCGGGGTGCGCACCGCCCCGGACGACGCGTACGCGCAGCTCGCGCTCAACGGCAGCTCCGGTCCGCTCGCGGACGAGCGTATCCGGCACGCGGTGGCCCGCGCGATCGACCGGAAGAAGATCGCCGCGACCGTGCTCAAGCCGCTCGGACTGCCCGCGGAGCCGCTCGGCAACCACCTGGTGCTGCCCTCGCAGGCCGGGTACAGCGACCACAGCTCGGCGCTGGGCACCGCGGACGCCCAGCAGGCCGCGGCGCTGCTGGCCGACGCGGGCTGGCAACGGCCGGCCGCCGGCAAGACCGGTGACAAGGCCGCCGGGCCGGCCGCGGGCTCGGGCCGCACCTCCGCGTCCGGGGCGCTGACCGTGGTGGAGCCGGCGCGGGCGGTGACGAAGGACGGCAAGGGGCTGACCATGCGGTTCGTCCTGCCGGCCGACTCGCCGACGCTCGACGACGTGGGCGGGCAGATCGCCCGGATGCTGTCGCAGATCGGCATCCGCACGGAGATCAGCAAGGTGGACGACGACAGCTTCTTCCAGGACCACATCGCGTCCGGGGACTTCGACCTGGCGCTGTACTCCTGGCCCGGCACCGCGTTCCCGGCCACCGATGACACGCCGATCTTCGCCAAGCCGGTGCCCGCGCCCGACGGGTCGCTCGCCGTCGCCGAGAACTACACGCGGGTCGGCACCGACCAGATCGACCAGCTCATGGCCCGGGCCGGCTCCGAGCTCGACTCCGGGCAGGCCCGCAGCCTCACGAACCAGGCGGACGAGCGGATCTGGGCGGCGGCCGCGTCGATCCCGCTCTACCAGCGCCCCGAGGTGGTCGCGCTCAGGACGAACGTGGCGAACGCCGGGGCCTTCGGGTTCCAGACCCCCAGCTACCAGAACATCGGGTTCCGGAAGTAG
- the typA gene encoding translational GTPase TypA, translated as MSTRHDIRNVAIVAHVDHGKTTLVDAMLKQAGAFAAHQHLDDRMMDSNDLEREKGITILAKNTAVRYHPKDGGDPVTINIIDTPGHADFGGEVERGLSMVDAVVLLVDASEGPLPQTRFVLRKALSARLPVILCINKTDRPDSRIDEVVNETYDLFLDLDADEDQIEFPIVYACARDGIASLTKPDNGTVPADSDSLEPFFSTILSTVPAPTYDEQAPLQAHVTNLDADNFLGRIALLRVEEGHLKKGQTVAWIKRDGTISNVRITELMMTEALTRKPAESAGPGDICAVAGIPDIMIGETLADPENPIALPLITVDEPAISMTIGTNTSPLVGKGGKGHKVTARLVKDRLERELVGNVSLRVLPTERPDTWEVQGRGELALAILVETMRREGFELTVGKPEVVTREINGKVHEPIERMTIDSPEEHLGAITQLMASRKGRMETMTNHGSGWIRMEWIVPSRGLIGFRTEFLTQTRGTGIAHSIFEGHEPWFGELRTRNNGSLVADRAGVVTPFAMTNLQERGVLFCEPTTEVYEGMIVGENSRSDDMDVNITKEKKLTNMRSSTADVTESIVPPRKLSLEQSLEFCRDDECIEVTPETVRIRKVVLDQKERGRAAARAKR; from the coding sequence ATGTCCACGCGCCACGACATCCGTAACGTCGCCATCGTCGCCCACGTCGACCACGGGAAGACGACCCTGGTGGACGCCATGCTGAAGCAGGCCGGGGCGTTCGCCGCGCACCAGCATCTGGACGACCGGATGATGGACTCCAACGACCTGGAGCGCGAGAAGGGCATCACCATTCTCGCGAAGAACACCGCCGTCCGGTACCACCCGAAGGACGGTGGCGACCCGGTCACGATCAACATCATCGACACCCCCGGCCACGCCGACTTCGGCGGTGAGGTCGAGCGCGGCCTGTCCATGGTGGACGCGGTGGTGCTGCTGGTCGACGCCTCCGAGGGCCCGCTGCCGCAGACCCGCTTCGTGCTGCGCAAGGCGCTGTCCGCCCGGCTGCCGGTGATCCTGTGCATCAACAAGACCGACCGCCCCGACTCCCGGATCGACGAGGTCGTCAACGAGACGTACGACCTGTTCCTGGACCTGGACGCGGACGAGGACCAGATCGAGTTCCCGATCGTCTACGCCTGCGCGCGTGACGGCATCGCCTCGCTCACCAAGCCGGACAACGGCACGGTGCCGGCCGACAGCGACAGCCTGGAGCCGTTCTTCTCCACCATCCTGTCCACCGTCCCCGCGCCGACGTACGACGAGCAGGCGCCGCTGCAGGCGCACGTCACCAACCTCGACGCGGACAACTTCCTCGGCCGTATCGCGCTGCTGCGGGTCGAGGAGGGGCACCTGAAGAAGGGTCAGACGGTCGCGTGGATCAAGCGCGACGGCACCATCTCCAACGTGCGCATCACCGAGCTGATGATGACCGAGGCGCTGACCCGCAAGCCCGCGGAGTCCGCCGGTCCCGGTGACATCTGCGCGGTGGCCGGCATCCCGGACATCATGATCGGCGAGACGCTGGCCGACCCGGAGAACCCGATCGCGCTGCCGCTGATCACGGTGGACGAGCCGGCCATCTCGATGACGATCGGCACCAACACCTCGCCGCTGGTCGGCAAGGGCGGCAAGGGCCACAAGGTGACCGCGCGCCTGGTGAAGGACCGGCTGGAGCGCGAGCTGGTCGGCAACGTGTCGCTGCGGGTGCTGCCGACCGAGCGCCCGGACACCTGGGAGGTGCAGGGCCGCGGCGAGCTGGCGCTGGCGATCCTGGTGGAGACGATGCGCCGGGAGGGCTTCGAGCTGACCGTCGGCAAGCCCGAGGTGGTCACCCGGGAGATCAACGGCAAGGTGCACGAGCCGATCGAGCGGATGACCATCGACTCGCCGGAGGAGCACCTGGGCGCGATCACCCAGCTGATGGCCTCTCGCAAGGGCCGGATGGAGACCATGACCAACCACGGGTCGGGCTGGATTCGGATGGAGTGGATCGTGCCGTCCCGCGGCCTGATCGGATTCCGGACGGAGTTCCTCACCCAGACCCGCGGCACGGGCATCGCGCACTCCATCTTCGAGGGCCACGAGCCGTGGTTCGGCGAGCTGCGCACCCGCAACAACGGCTCGCTCGTCGCGGACCGGGCCGGCGTCGTGACGCCGTTCGCGATGACCAACCTCCAGGAGCGCGGCGTGCTGTTCTGCGAGCCGACCACGGAGGTCTACGAGGGCATGATCGTCGGTGAGAACTCGCGCTCCGACGACATGGACGTGAACATCACCAAGGAGAAGAAGCTCACCAACATGCGGTCTTCCACCGCGGACGTCACCGAGTCGATCGTGCCGCCGCGGAAGCTGTCGCTGGAGCAGTCGCTGGAGTTCTGCCGCGACGACGAGTGCATCGAGGTCACTCCGGAGACGGTCCGCATCCGCAAGGTCGTCCTCGACCAGAAGGAGCGCGGCCGCGCGGCCGCTCGCGCCAAGCGCTAG